The Polynucleobacter sp. JS-JIR-5-A7 region TTTTTTGTCCGCCCGACAATCCCAAGTCAACTAAACCAGAGGTACTTAAAGAGGCTGCCTTAGCAAGAGGTTTGAGCCCCCTGCAATTCGCCTCTCTCAAAGGTCCCGAGGCTGCTCAAGCCATGATTGATAGTCAAGCTGATATCTGTGTCATGGCTTATGTATTACAGTTTGTGCCGCAAGAACTTTGCAAGATTCCGAAGCACGGCACGATTCAATACCACCCCTCACTTCTACCAAAATATCGTGGACCAAGCGCTATTAACTGGGCAATTGCTTTGGGCGAAGAAAAAACTGGTCTAACCATTTTCCGTCCATCCGATGGTTTAGATGAAGGTGAAGTCATTCTGCAAAAAGAGGTACCTATCGGCCCTGATGACACATTAGGTAAGATCTACTTTGACCATCTTTTCCCGATTGGTGTGAAGGCATTGCTAGAGACGGCTGATTTGGTAGTTGCAGGCAAACATCAAGAGTTGGTCCAAGATGAATCGCACGCTAACTACGAAGGTTGGTTTGATGCCAATGCTGCCCAAATTCATTGGGCGACACATATTAGTCAAATCTATAACTTGATTCGGGCATGCAATCCAGCCCCTGGCGCATGGACCAAGTTTGGTGAGCAAAAGGTACAGCTCTACGATTGCCACAAGCATGTCGCGGCTACTTTTAGTGCCGTCAAAGGAAAACCTGGCGAAGTAACGCAAATCACTTTAGATTCTTTCTTCGTCGCCTGTCATGGCGGACAAATTGAAGTGCTCAAAGCTAAGGGTGCGGCAGGGAAAGTCACTGGTGCCGAGTTGGCTAAAGAGTTAAATTTACAAGTAGGGCAGTTCTTTACGCTTTAAATCTTTTTCTTGAGCGCTTGCTTAATCAAGTTATGACCAAAGAATCAACAATAGAGTCTGCAGCAGAGGTAAGCCCTCAAATTTCTCCCTCTAAGTCAGGGGTGATTAAGCAAGAGCAAGGTGAGAATCTTGCTGACCATGAACATTCGACCTATCAGAGATCTGCTAATGCAAGAAGGGCAGGTCTTAGTAAGCGTGAAATCATGGAAGAGTTATCTCGCGAAAGATTCCCCTGGGATGAGTAAATCACGGACAAGTCTAGAGATTAAACCTCTAGATTATCAATCAAGCGGGTTTTACCAAGCTTAGCAGCCGTGAGAATCACGAGTGGCTCACCAGCTTGCAAACTTTCATTGGAGGCGGGTGCTAAATCACTTTGTTGGCGGATGGCGATGTAATCTGGTTTCCAGCCGCGCCCCGTAAGAGTGGCAACAGCTTTCATTTCAATTTCGGAGAGTGAATGGGTGTTCTGTTCTTTCGATTGAAGTACTTGCTCGCGAACTTCTTTGAGTACTCTTTGTAATTCAGGCGCTTCTGCACGTTCTTCTTTGGAGAGGAAGCTATTACGAGAGGAGAGAGCAAGACCATCATCAGCACGAATGGTCTCCCCTGCAACAATTTCAACTGGTAAAGCAAATTGCCTTGCCATTTGCCGAATAATCATCAGTTGCTGATAATCTTTTTTTCCAAACACGGCTACTTTAGGTTGCACACAGGAAAAGAGTTTGAGTACGACCGTACAAACACCCTTAAAAAATCCAGGACGGAACTCGCCTTCGAGGATGTCGCCGAGTTGTTGAGGTGGATCAACACGGTACTCTTGGGGTTGCGGGTAGAGGTCACGCTCAGTCGGTGC contains the following coding sequences:
- a CDS encoding methionyl-tRNA formyltransferase: MRVALIGSADFGKAALEAFLDRGDEVVAVFCPPDNPKSTKPEVLKEAALARGLSPLQFASLKGPEAAQAMIDSQADICVMAYVLQFVPQELCKIPKHGTIQYHPSLLPKYRGPSAINWAIALGEEKTGLTIFRPSDGLDEGEVILQKEVPIGPDDTLGKIYFDHLFPIGVKALLETADLVVAGKHQELVQDESHANYEGWFDANAAQIHWATHISQIYNLIRACNPAPGAWTKFGEQKVQLYDCHKHVAATFSAVKGKPGEVTQITLDSFFVACHGGQIEVLKAKGAAGKVTGAELAKELNLQVGQFFTL
- the panC gene encoding pantoate--beta-alanine ligase; this translates as MKIISDIQELRDHLRGQNRASFVPTMGNLHEGHLSLMRLARQHGDPVVASIFVNRLQFGPNEDFDSYPRTMQADIEKLEKEGVYILFAPTERDLYPQPQEYRVDPPQQLGDILEGEFRPGFFKGVCTVVLKLFSCVQPKVAVFGKKDYQQLMIIRQMARQFALPVEIVAGETIRADDGLALSSRNSFLSKEERAEAPELQRVLKEVREQVLQSKEQNTHSLSEIEMKAVATLTGRGWKPDYIAIRQQSDLAPASNESLQAGEPLVILTAAKLGKTRLIDNLEV